One genomic segment of Phalacrocorax carbo chromosome Z, bPhaCar2.1, whole genome shotgun sequence includes these proteins:
- the LOC104049024 gene encoding C-C motif chemokine 19-like, which produces MALRLLLPLLLLAATLLMAQAQGIGSSASDCCLKHSQKPIPHRWVKSFSHQGPETGCMLRAVVFTTKRGKKICASPNDPTIQKLIQNLNKVKNDKKPKKGRSPRPGGRPKRQKRQQV; this is translated from the exons ATGGCTCTGCGCCTCCTCCTGCCActgctcctgctggctgctACCCTCCTCATGGCTCAGGCTCAAG GCATTGGTAGCTCGGCCTCGGACTGCTGCCTGAAGCACAGTCAGAAACCCATCCCTCACAGGTGGGTGAAGTCCTTCAGCCACCAGGGACCTGAGACGGGATGTATGCTGCGTGCTGTCGT GTTTACCACCAAGAGGGGTAAGAAAATTTGCGCCTCTCCCAATGACCCTACCATTCAGAAGCTGATACAGAACCTGAACAAGGTGAAGAATGACAAGAAGCCCAAGAAGGGACGTTCCCCACGTCCTGGGGGCAGACCCAAGCggcagaagaggcagcaggTCTAA